The following proteins are encoded in a genomic region of Fervidobacterium pennivorans DSM 9078:
- a CDS encoding glycosyltransferase, translating into MTVELPVKRLADYSVFSKEDVEAIFELGKKLKGLKVVHVNATAYGGGVAELLMTIVPLMKDAGLDASWEVLEAPMEFFNVTKKLHNALQGADIEISEEEWELFEKVNEENAKRLNLDADVVIIHDPQPAYIPYFRSGTHTKYIWRCHIDTSTPNLKVWNRLTSKMTKYEKALFHIMDYVRAPFDNIAVEFPPSIDPLSPKNREISEAELKSVVDRYKIDVSRPIITVVARFDPWKDLFSAINVYRKVKERFDVQLAIVSAMAKDDPEGWIFFEDVLRYAGVDKDILFLTDLKGVGHLEVNAIQRLSTLGLHTATREGFGLVISEMMWKEHPVVARPVGGVKIQIDDGVNGYLRQSVEELADAVCDLLENQSRLREFGKNAKEKVRKTYLSTAHVKRYLEIIKSVVK; encoded by the coding sequence ATGACTGTAGAACTGCCAGTTAAGAGGCTTGCTGATTACAGTGTATTCTCGAAAGAAGATGTGGAAGCTATATTCGAACTTGGAAAAAAGCTGAAAGGGCTCAAAGTTGTGCACGTTAACGCAACTGCATATGGTGGTGGTGTCGCTGAACTGCTCATGACTATTGTTCCTTTAATGAAGGATGCAGGGTTGGATGCATCCTGGGAAGTACTTGAAGCACCTATGGAGTTTTTTAATGTAACTAAGAAACTTCACAATGCTCTTCAAGGTGCTGATATTGAAATTTCAGAAGAAGAATGGGAACTGTTTGAAAAAGTGAACGAAGAAAATGCCAAAAGACTGAATCTTGATGCCGACGTTGTAATAATCCACGACCCTCAACCTGCCTACATCCCATATTTCAGGTCTGGTACTCACACAAAATACATTTGGAGATGTCATATTGACACAAGCACCCCCAACCTGAAAGTCTGGAATAGATTGACTTCTAAGATGACAAAGTATGAAAAAGCACTATTCCATATAATGGACTATGTAAGAGCACCATTTGACAACATTGCAGTTGAATTTCCTCCAAGCATTGACCCTCTCAGTCCAAAGAACAGAGAAATTTCAGAAGCAGAGTTAAAAAGCGTAGTTGATCGTTACAAAATCGACGTCTCAAGACCTATTATAACTGTTGTTGCCAGGTTTGACCCCTGGAAAGATTTGTTTTCAGCTATCAATGTGTATCGTAAAGTGAAAGAAAGATTTGACGTACAACTTGCAATAGTCTCAGCTATGGCGAAAGATGATCCGGAAGGTTGGATTTTCTTTGAAGATGTCCTGCGGTATGCGGGTGTCGATAAGGATATCCTATTCCTCACTGACCTTAAAGGTGTGGGTCACTTAGAAGTTAATGCTATTCAAAGACTTTCTACTTTAGGATTGCACACAGCTACTAGGGAAGGCTTTGGACTTGTAATTAGTGAAATGATGTGGAAAGAACATCCTGTTGTTGCACGACCAGTTGGCGGGGTTAAAATTCAGATTGATGATGGTGTTAACGGATATTTGAGGCAAAGCGTTGAAGAACTTGCAGATGCTGTTTGTGACCTTTTGGAAAATCAAAGCCGACTCCGCGAATTTGGAAAAAATGCTAAAGAAAAGGTTAGAAAAACGTATTTATCAACTGCGCATGTGAAGAGATATTTGGAAATTATAAAATCTGTTGTTAAATGA
- a CDS encoding DDE-type integrase/transposase/recombinase, whose product MNNSTLSCPKCGSTSLYKNGHDKYGNQQFLCKLCHHSFKLSHSHKRKNFSFPYPKCTSCGKSMQIYKVRRSFVVFRCRACRTKDRVPFNLPEPVTLIPEKFKYFRFPIFFVLKAFVLYMKHNMSYRSLAHSLNIKVSHVTIYKWVIKLCTLFSVLFPTFTIENVFSVHADETVLVFKEQKYYVWLLVDHETNLILCWHVSKYRDMGQVKVLLEKFFGNSKPRNIELITDGLGAYESAVKLLFRNINHVVVPLGKNNQCESKFSLLKDFFRLKRGLKNTKNLAKYIQGFCVVKNLWKTHNGNINCILSHLHSFITTS is encoded by the coding sequence ATGAACAACTCAACGCTCTCTTGTCCAAAATGCGGTTCCACCAGCTTATACAAAAACGGTCATGACAAATACGGTAACCAACAATTCCTTTGCAAACTCTGCCATCATTCTTTCAAACTCTCCCATTCTCACAAACGCAAAAACTTCTCTTTCCCTTATCCCAAATGCACTTCTTGTGGTAAATCTATGCAAATTTACAAAGTCCGTCGCTCTTTCGTTGTCTTCCGTTGTAGAGCTTGTCGTACCAAAGATAGAGTACCTTTTAACCTCCCCGAACCAGTCACCCTTATTCCTGAGAAATTTAAATATTTCCGCTTCCCTATCTTTTTCGTCTTAAAGGCTTTTGTTTTGTATATGAAACACAATATGTCTTATCGCTCTCTTGCTCATTCTCTTAATATCAAAGTATCTCATGTCACCATATACAAATGGGTTATTAAATTGTGTACTTTATTCTCTGTACTTTTTCCAACATTTACCATCGAAAATGTTTTCTCAGTTCATGCTGATGAAACTGTTCTTGTGTTCAAAGAACAAAAGTACTATGTTTGGCTATTAGTTGATCACGAAACTAACTTAATTCTTTGTTGGCATGTCTCAAAGTATCGTGATATGGGACAAGTCAAAGTATTGCTCGAGAAGTTCTTTGGTAATTCAAAACCTAGAAACATTGAACTTATTACTGATGGACTTGGTGCATATGAAAGTGCAGTAAAGCTGTTGTTCAGAAATATCAATCACGTAGTGGTACCGCTCGGTAAAAACAATCAATGTGAATCTAAGTTTTCATTGTTGAAAGACTTTTTCCGACTCAAGCGAGGGCTGAAGAATACGAAGAATTTAGCAAAATACATTCAAGGCTTTTGTGTAGTGAAGAATCTTTGGAAAACACACAATGGCAATATCAATTGCATTCTTTCACACTTACACTCTTTCATCACTACAAGTTAA
- a CDS encoding ABC transporter substrate-binding protein, whose product MRKFLLGILLLTLAVVAFSSSRVTITMTAGAVGKELEVLYAQLDVFMRQNPNIKVSVMPMPNSSTERHDLYVTYLASGEKEPTVLMLDVIWPAEFAPYLEDLTADKDYFELNKFLPGTVKAATVNGRIVAIPWFTDAGLLYYRKDLLEKYGFKNPPKTWDELVKMAKTITAKEKNMVGFVWQGARYEGLVCDFMEYLVSFGGDVLDDQGNVIINSPAAVKALQFMVDLIYTHKVSPQAVTTYMEEEARRAFQNGQAVFMRNWPYAWSLLNDPKESKVAGKVGVAPLPAGPAGKSAATLGGWMLGINKNATPEEKEAAKKLIKFLTSYEQQLYKAINAGQNPTMMDVYKDPALKKAAPFMVELYGMFINAVPRPRTAKYSEISDVIQKYVHAALTRQTTPQKAIEDMAKELNKILGK is encoded by the coding sequence ATGAGGAAGTTCTTATTGGGAATTTTGTTGTTAACACTTGCGGTGGTAGCGTTTTCCAGCTCTCGAGTTACGATAACTATGACGGCAGGTGCAGTTGGTAAAGAACTTGAGGTTCTTTACGCTCAGCTTGATGTTTTCATGAGGCAGAACCCGAATATCAAAGTTTCCGTCATGCCTATGCCAAACTCATCAACAGAAAGGCACGACCTTTATGTTACCTATTTGGCTTCGGGAGAGAAAGAACCCACAGTTCTAATGCTTGATGTCATTTGGCCAGCAGAATTTGCGCCGTATCTTGAAGATTTAACAGCTGATAAAGATTATTTTGAACTTAACAAATTCCTTCCTGGTACAGTTAAAGCCGCTACAGTGAATGGAAGGATTGTAGCGATTCCATGGTTCACCGATGCAGGCTTGTTGTATTACAGGAAAGACTTACTTGAAAAATATGGCTTCAAGAATCCTCCAAAAACATGGGATGAACTTGTAAAGATGGCAAAGACAATAACAGCAAAAGAAAAGAACATGGTTGGTTTTGTATGGCAAGGTGCAAGGTATGAAGGTTTGGTTTGTGACTTCATGGAGTACCTTGTTTCATTTGGCGGCGATGTTCTTGATGATCAAGGCAATGTGATTATAAACAGTCCAGCTGCTGTAAAAGCACTCCAATTCATGGTTGACCTTATTTACACGCACAAAGTCTCTCCGCAAGCTGTTACAACATACATGGAAGAAGAGGCAAGAAGAGCCTTCCAGAATGGTCAAGCAGTGTTCATGAGAAATTGGCCATACGCATGGTCTCTATTGAACGATCCCAAAGAGTCAAAAGTTGCTGGAAAGGTTGGAGTTGCACCACTTCCAGCAGGCCCAGCCGGAAAATCAGCAGCAACTCTTGGTGGATGGATGCTTGGTATCAACAAGAATGCTACCCCTGAGGAGAAAGAAGCTGCTAAGAAGCTCATTAAGTTCTTGACAAGCTATGAGCAACAACTTTACAAAGCAATTAACGCAGGTCAAAATCCAACGATGATGGATGTTTACAAGGACCCAGCACTCAAAAAGGCAGCTCCATTTATGGTTGAATTGTATGGAATGTTCATTAACGCCGTTCCAAGACCAAGGACAGCAAAATACAGTGAAATATCCGATGTTATTCAGAAATACGTACACGCTGCTTTAACAAGGCAGACCACACCGCAAAAAGCTATCGAAGATATGGCGAAAGAATTGAACAAAATTCTTGGAAAATGA